Proteins encoded in a region of the Streptomyces akebiae genome:
- the rplU gene encoding 50S ribosomal protein L21, producing MYAIVRSGGRQHKVAVGDIVEVDKISTANVGDTVELSTLLVVDGDAVTSDPWVLAGIKVQAEVVDHHKGQKIDILRYKNKTGYRRRQGHRQQYTAIKVTEIPAAAK from the coding sequence TTGTACGCCATCGTGCGCAGCGGTGGTCGCCAGCACAAGGTTGCTGTCGGCGACATCGTTGAGGTTGACAAGATTTCCACCGCCAATGTCGGCGACACGGTCGAGCTCTCGACCCTGCTCGTCGTCGACGGCGACGCCGTGACCAGCGACCCCTGGGTCCTTGCCGGCATCAAGGTCCAGGCCGAGGTCGTGGACCACCACAAGGGCCAGAAGATCGACATTCTGCGCTACAAGAACAAGACCGGCTACCGCCGTCGTCAGGGCCACCGCCAGCAGTACACGGCGATCAAGGTCACTGAGATCCCCGCGGCTGCGAAGTAA